One genomic region from Streptomyces sp. NBC_01431 encodes:
- a CDS encoding helix-turn-helix transcriptional regulator — MPPPALTVVASDPVTRDGVCSWFRASGLVRLLPPGVVADADVTVLFAHQVAEDTLAAMRHLVEQAAKPVMKFVLVADHISEVELIRAVRFGLVGFVPRSQGCMDQVLRAVLRSREGGVQFPDVLVKSLIDQVRRLQEDILEPCGLNIAGFKDREIEVLRLLAEGMDTATVARQLNYSQRTIKNILAGLLFRLGLRNRTQAIVYAMRAGVI; from the coding sequence GTGCCGCCACCAGCGCTGACTGTCGTTGCCAGTGACCCGGTCACGCGCGACGGAGTGTGTTCCTGGTTCCGTGCGAGCGGCTTGGTGAGACTGCTCCCGCCCGGTGTAGTGGCTGATGCCGATGTCACTGTTCTCTTCGCCCATCAGGTGGCCGAGGACACCTTGGCGGCCATGCGTCACCTTGTGGAACAGGCGGCGAAGCCGGTGATGAAGTTCGTGCTGGTCGCGGACCACATCAGTGAGGTGGAGCTGATACGTGCCGTCCGATTCGGCCTCGTCGGCTTCGTGCCTCGCTCGCAGGGGTGTATGGACCAGGTTCTCCGGGCCGTACTGAGGAGTCGGGAGGGAGGGGTCCAGTTCCCGGACGTACTCGTCAAGTCCTTGATCGACCAGGTGAGGAGATTGCAGGAGGACATTCTGGAACCGTGCGGCCTGAACATAGCCGGTTTCAAGGACCGGGAGATCGAGGTTCTCAGGCTTCTGGCCGAGGGGATGGACACCGCGACAGTCGCACGGCAGCTGAACTACTCGCAGCGCACCATCAAGAACATCCTGGCCGGGCTTCTGTTCCGCCTCGGCCTGCGCAATCGGACCCAGGCCATCGTGTACGCGATGCGAGCCGGTGTGATCTGA
- a CDS encoding PucR family transcriptional regulator translates to MGACADAELLKEACGPKVAPGTRDFGITWIDRLCNEITSEITKDVFPTRQGSVPFHNGLRRFVRTNVLSVAKAHNVASPPMEDVTSQVRDFGVWVAEQGFSVVCIRQAYWTGTRELIDRWGRMGWPGLAPDPAANGGRIAVSGEMVSRVAFCAFDFAERAMRESVLAHQEATAGLPLGGDLRRRDVITTILATDDGRVNPAWDATLGYRLGGTHIGLLINATDRAHAEKVLQRAKTATSAREHLLLPPFATHWTAWLGYRKAVSVGVLDTLRRTLLGSDTQTAMGRPRPGVAGFRASHREAVRAEDIREKFNDAPRCLSFHDLSLEDLLLHDPPSAAVFVRDELGPLADRTNRAARMRETLSVWLSCGTHTATAARLSIHENTVRLRLNTVTEMLGAGYLERKAELLVALRLCDVLTAPRP, encoded by the coding sequence GTGGGCGCGTGCGCTGACGCAGAGTTGCTCAAGGAAGCATGCGGACCGAAGGTGGCGCCCGGTACGCGGGACTTCGGGATCACCTGGATCGATCGGCTCTGCAACGAGATCACCAGCGAGATCACCAAGGACGTGTTTCCTACCCGACAGGGCAGCGTGCCGTTCCACAACGGGCTCAGGCGTTTCGTCCGGACGAACGTGCTGTCGGTCGCGAAGGCCCACAACGTCGCGTCCCCTCCCATGGAGGATGTCACGAGCCAGGTCCGCGACTTCGGCGTATGGGTCGCCGAGCAGGGGTTTTCCGTGGTCTGCATACGGCAGGCCTACTGGACCGGCACGCGCGAACTCATCGACCGGTGGGGCAGGATGGGCTGGCCCGGGCTTGCACCGGACCCTGCCGCCAACGGCGGGCGCATCGCGGTGTCGGGCGAGATGGTCTCGCGGGTGGCATTCTGCGCCTTCGACTTTGCCGAGCGCGCCATGCGCGAGTCGGTGCTCGCCCACCAGGAGGCCACGGCTGGCCTCCCCCTCGGTGGGGATCTACGCCGACGTGACGTGATCACCACGATCCTCGCCACCGACGACGGGCGCGTGAACCCGGCCTGGGACGCCACGCTCGGCTACCGGTTGGGCGGCACCCACATCGGCCTGCTCATCAATGCGACCGACCGCGCACACGCCGAGAAGGTCCTTCAGCGCGCGAAGACCGCCACCTCGGCACGCGAGCACCTGTTGCTGCCGCCGTTCGCGACCCACTGGACCGCCTGGCTGGGATACCGGAAAGCAGTCTCGGTGGGCGTCTTGGACACCCTACGCCGGACGCTGCTGGGGTCGGATACGCAGACGGCGATGGGCAGGCCCCGACCGGGGGTCGCGGGATTTCGCGCGAGCCATCGTGAAGCCGTGCGAGCCGAGGACATCCGCGAGAAGTTCAATGACGCACCCCGCTGTCTGTCCTTCCACGACCTCTCGCTGGAGGACCTGTTGTTGCACGATCCGCCTTCCGCCGCCGTGTTCGTCCGGGACGAGCTGGGCCCACTCGCGGACCGTACCAATCGAGCGGCTCGCATGCGGGAGACCCTCTCCGTCTGGTTGTCCTGCGGCACGCACACGGCGACGGCGGCCAGACTCAGCATCCACGAGAACACCGTCCGGCTGCGGCTGAACACGGTCACCGAAATGCTGGGTGCCGGGTACCTCGAACGGAAGGCGGAACTGCTCGTCGCCCTCCGCCTCTGCGATGTGTTGACCGCTCCACGACCGTGA
- a CDS encoding PadR family transcriptional regulator → MTLRYAVMGLLMDHPGSGYDLMKRFRRSLGNVRVASQGQVYGELNRLADAGVIEATSEGPRGRQEYALTSPGEADLLRWLARTEGRKPQARFFHRPPAPVGGQGHTTPTTSRRLPSHCR, encoded by the coding sequence GTGACCCTCAGATATGCAGTGATGGGCCTGCTCATGGACCATCCCGGCAGTGGTTACGACCTGATGAAGCGCTTCCGGCGCTCGCTCGGCAACGTCCGGGTCGCTTCACAGGGCCAGGTCTACGGCGAGCTGAATCGCCTTGCCGATGCCGGGGTGATTGAGGCCACTTCGGAAGGTCCCCGCGGTCGCCAGGAGTACGCCCTCACCTCGCCGGGCGAGGCGGACCTGCTGAGATGGCTCGCCCGTACGGAAGGCAGAAAGCCGCAAGCACGGTTCTTCCACCGCCCGCCCGCCCCGGTCGGCGGTCAGGGTCACACCACGCCGACAACCAGCAGGCGCCTTCCAAGTCACTGCCGTTGA
- a CDS encoding PadR family transcriptional regulator — protein sequence MSLTQALLGLLAVEPASGYELTKEFEGDIGRWAWQAAHPSVYPELVRMAERGLVEVAQEGPRRRKTYEVTAKGREELRAWLQAPWGQGVVRNEQVLRMFLLEALEPEEAATALRGVIEYAEQNVSALREHRSRREAEPPDGREVLGQLAAEFGLRQYQAMYDWALWALDHLNRRRTARSA from the coding sequence ATGTCACTCACACAGGCACTACTGGGGCTGCTGGCGGTGGAGCCCGCCAGCGGGTACGAGCTGACGAAGGAGTTCGAGGGGGACATCGGGCGGTGGGCCTGGCAGGCTGCACACCCGAGTGTGTATCCGGAGCTCGTTCGCATGGCTGAACGCGGCCTTGTCGAAGTCGCTCAAGAAGGCCCTCGCCGGCGAAAGACATACGAGGTGACAGCCAAGGGGCGCGAGGAACTGCGAGCGTGGCTACAGGCGCCCTGGGGACAGGGAGTCGTACGCAACGAGCAGGTTTTGCGCATGTTCCTCCTGGAGGCGCTGGAGCCGGAGGAGGCGGCCACCGCGCTGCGCGGCGTCATCGAGTATGCCGAACAGAATGTCTCCGCACTTCGGGAACACCGATCCAGGCGGGAGGCCGAGCCGCCCGACGGCCGTGAGGTGCTGGGGCAGTTGGCGGCTGAGTTTGGCCTGCGGCAGTACCAGGCTATGTACGACTGGGCGCTGTGGGCCCTCGATCACCTGAACCGGCGCCGCACGGCTCGTTCGGCCTGA
- a CDS encoding TMEM175 family protein, whose protein sequence is MRPLHGIDVERVRAFADAVFAIAITLLALEISVPEDLPSAELGHALKETLPSVAGYLLSFAVVGALWISHHRLFRAAEQLDGPLMYLDLALMALVAALPFPTKLITRYHSNPFATSLYAGTIALSALLITVMALWLRRHPALRSPEAPHELITKPLHSAVGVTVIFGSSLPVALISPDAAEYWWVGLAIPVRLCLAWRHSRTAKHAAAMPPFRPNG, encoded by the coding sequence GTGAGACCTCTGCACGGAATCGACGTCGAGCGGGTACGAGCGTTCGCCGACGCCGTCTTCGCCATTGCCATCACGCTCCTCGCGCTGGAAATAAGCGTCCCGGAGGACCTGCCTTCCGCCGAACTGGGGCATGCCCTCAAGGAAACACTCCCGTCCGTCGCCGGCTACCTGCTGAGTTTCGCCGTCGTCGGGGCGCTGTGGATCTCCCATCACCGCCTGTTCCGGGCAGCGGAACAGTTGGACGGCCCGCTGATGTACCTCGACCTGGCGCTGATGGCCCTCGTCGCCGCACTGCCGTTTCCCACGAAGCTCATCACCAGGTACCACAGCAACCCGTTCGCAACCTCGCTGTACGCCGGCACGATCGCCTTGTCCGCTCTGCTCATCACGGTGATGGCGCTGTGGCTCCGCAGGCACCCGGCATTGCGCAGCCCCGAGGCCCCGCACGAACTGATCACCAAGCCGCTCCACAGCGCGGTGGGTGTCACAGTCATCTTCGGAAGTTCACTGCCGGTGGCCCTGATCTCGCCCGACGCGGCGGAGTACTGGTGGGTCGGGCTGGCCATCCCCGTCCGACTCTGTCTCGCATGGCGCCACAGCAGGACGGCCAAGCACGCGGCGGCGATGCCGCCCTTCCGCCCCAACGGCTGA
- a CDS encoding response regulator transcription factor has product MPLAVLASDPITCEGAQAYFQACGQVRLVASGRPSEAEVVAMFATQVTDETLMSMRRLSAAPSRSRTWIVLSADGISEARMLRAVRYGLVGFVPRSQAGMESVLQAVLDSRKRRAEPPDVLVRSLMDQIRTLRDGPQESQGLCMARLKEREVVVLKLLAEGLDTAEVADALNYSDRTIKNVLAGMMDRLGLRNRAHAIAYAMRSGAL; this is encoded by the coding sequence ATGCCCTTGGCGGTGCTTGCCAGCGACCCGATCACTTGTGAAGGGGCCCAGGCGTACTTCCAAGCGTGCGGCCAGGTGAGACTTGTCGCGTCCGGTCGTCCCTCAGAGGCCGAAGTGGTCGCGATGTTCGCCACTCAGGTCACAGACGAAACACTCATGTCGATGCGGCGGTTGTCGGCCGCGCCATCGAGGTCGCGGACGTGGATCGTGCTCAGTGCTGACGGCATCAGCGAGGCCAGGATGCTGCGGGCTGTGCGGTACGGACTGGTGGGCTTCGTGCCGCGCTCGCAGGCCGGCATGGAGAGCGTGCTTCAGGCCGTGCTGGACAGCCGGAAGAGACGGGCCGAGCCGCCCGACGTGCTCGTACGGTCGTTGATGGATCAGATCAGAACCCTCCGGGACGGGCCTCAGGAGTCGCAAGGCCTCTGCATGGCTCGGCTGAAGGAACGCGAGGTGGTGGTCCTGAAACTGCTCGCCGAGGGCCTCGACACCGCGGAGGTGGCGGACGCCTTGAATTACTCGGACCGCACCATCAAGAACGTCCTGGCGGGAATGATGGACCGCCTGGGGTTGCGCAACCGTGCCCACGCCATCGCTTACGCGATGCGATCTGGCGCTCTCTGA